From Vigna radiata var. radiata cultivar VC1973A unplaced genomic scaffold, Vradiata_ver6 scaffold_83, whole genome shotgun sequence:
TTTTCCTTCGATTGAAAACTTTTTTCCACCGTTCAATCTCATTTTCAAATcgattaattaattcattttgagTTTCCTCCCTTTCTAGGGTTCCTTCGGTCTAGATTAGGATTCATACTCTATTTAAGATTTCTGTGAGTCCTATCTCTGATTAGGATTCCTCGTTATTGTATTGACCCTGCTTTGTGTTTCTGTTGTGTTGTTTCTCTCTTGTTCATATAATGTTGAAGTTCTATTAGCTTGTGCTGACAATGTTGTTGGACTTGTATTTCTCTATTGCCattcaaatataaaagtgtGAATTCAcacttttatttctctttctaaAATTACATATCTTCACTCTTAGGAGTAACACAAAGCTTAAGAAAAGTCAAGAATAATTATTTCTATAAgcaattatctttaattttaaccacctaaaatcatatatttccATAGTTAAGATTTTAACATATCCTGATTGCAAATGCATAGTTTATTgggaaattgaaattttaacttCCTATATTTTGGGAACATGGCTTCCTCCAAcactaaataaatttttcattgattgcattattaatttttatttaatagttttatgtTAAACTTGTCTattaaattgcatttttatatagatcatatatgaaaaatatatataatattagtttaaaattaattaatactgtATTTACACACATTAAACCTAGTCAAATATGTGTTTCTTTCCACACAAAAAActgtaaatatttatagttgttaaacttttacaatatttaactttaactatATAATTGAAATCTAACTActacatcaattaaaattagattatgCATAAAAATGTtcatcaagtaataataaaagtagtcaaattttgatttatcataAGCTCTTTATTTTTCTACCCATGCTCAATGTATATCAAAACAAAAGATGGTATTCCTAgtttattaaagtttaataaaagtagtaaaattttaaaaattattttctttctattttataattttgataaattttaagtaatacGAGAAAATGtgttatataaaatacattCTGAACAGTCAGCAGTATAAAAGTCTTTACgataacattgaagaaaaaaatgaagtagttaaaaaattataaataattatattaaaatttaaagaaaatgaaatataaaattaaattatagcAATATCTATCATTAAATAAGAAAGTCATGatccatatttaaaaaaaaaaagtcaaaacttttataataaaatgtattaaatttttctGTATGTTAAATTGCTATAGCTTCTATGTAATGTACCAATGTATATGTGAAAAGTGAGTTTTTTTGGGtggaatttaattttcaaaagatCCATGAATCTGCTGCAACATCCATTGTATTGCATCGTGTTATATCCATTAATTCCAAAAAAGATGACACCTTTTACTAAATAGAATTATGGAACATTGAAATTGTGAGTTAGGTCAACCTCAATACCATTAGTATGTGTTCCTTTGTGAGACCAAGTGGCGAAAACTTATCCTCTGCTTaccttcttctcttttcctAAACAATAAAACCTAAAAACTTGTCTGTCTGAAACCCTCTTTCCATGGATACTCTCTCATCATCGGTTTCAAGCCTTAAAGTTCCTCCTTTCCCATCTTCGCCAACCCTAACAAATCGCGATTTTTTTCCCTTCAAAGCAACCCCTTCACGACCACAACAACCCCATCATGTTTTCTCCACTTCCACACCCACTTTTCTCCCCAAAACCAAATCTTTCTCCCACAAATCTTCCCCTTCGCTTCCTTTCTCCCTCTCACCCCTCAAACCCAGACCCTCATCTTCCATATGCAACTCAAATCCCGCCACTGGCTATGCAGCAGCTCTCGTGGACGTCGCCCAAAATACCCATTCCCTTCACTCTGTACACAGGGATGTTGAGAGGCTATTGAAACTGCTGCAAAGTGTGAAGTTTCAGTCACCCGCGGTTGAGGAGGGAAACTTTCACAGGCACGTGGTGGCGTTGCTGAAGATGCTACTGAAGAGGAACAGGGTGGGGATTGTGAAGGAGGTGCTGCAAGAGTTCGAGAGGATCTACGACGAGCTTTGTGGAACTCAAATGGTGCTGGTTTCATCGAAGAGTAAGATGGGAAAAGATGAGCTTTTTGGGATTGCTGAAAGCGTACACCAGTTGAGTGGGGCGGTGAGAGTGAAGGTCAGAAACTTAGTTCAGGAGGGTGTGCCCTCTTTTGCTGACTGAAGTGAaaatctcaaattcttcatttcATCGATGAAATTTATAGTTGGTTTCATGTAAGCATGCATCAATCGAATAAGAACACTTTATCTTCCCCGGATTTCTGAATTTCTTTTTCCACATTACTTGCCAAAAGCAACAACGCTGCCATCGAAAAATTGTTCATACTCTAAATGCCATTTCCATGATTTACAAAATCGAACTAAGATACAATTCTTCGTTGATTTCATTATTTGGAGGAACAATCAAATGAGGGATAAATTTATTTGCAATTTTTGGCTAGGATTGTTTACAAAATGTTCGTTTGCAGCGACAGCTATGAATTGAATAAGAAccccaaaaacaaaataaatagtcAATTCCGTTGCCGGGACTTGAACCCGGGTCTCTCGGGTGAGAGCCGAGTATCCTAACCAACTAGACTACAACGGATTATTGAAGATATTGttgataaaaatcaaaataatatatattctatATCAAACACTTCCCAACTTAcatgattataaataataaaaataatctatttagCTTTTGAAACTGTAgtaacaaatgaaattaaattataaaatagttcTACAAATGGTTCATTAtccagttttaaaaatataatgaattgttaaattacctttaaaaatagaaagaatgaattatttataaaacacTATAAATAGGTTGAATTTCTTAGAACATTCTTCAACAACACATTCATTTAAAACTCACTCTgttagtaatatatattttttaaatatactttttactCATTATTTctgtaattaataaaagaatttctGTGTATATTGCGTCAAATTATCTTTCCTCCTTTATacacttaattattttcttaattacgGACCAGTTTTAATTTAGACATACCCTCCCAccataacataaataatttattataaatgtaaaacataatttacatatttaaaaacatgaGTTTAAATATAGACatttgttataatttgatttcttcTCCATGTCAAAAAGGAACTTCCGTTGCCGGGACTTGAACCTGGGTCTTTCGGGTGAGAGCCGAATATCCTGACCAACTAGACTACAACGGATTGCTGAGATTTatacttataaataattaatagctCATTTTTCTTAGAGCATTCTTCGATTACATTCATTGATACCAACAAATTCATTCAAACTTCACTCTCTTAGTTATatgctttttaaaaatatatactttttacaCATTATTTCTGTAATTGATAAAAGTCATTGTGtctatattttacaaattatctTCATACTTTGTATACTTAATAATTGCTTTCTTAATTACGGACcagtttgaatttaaaaaacacCTTCTTGTcataacataaattatttattataaatgtaaacaaaataaaatatttaaaaatatgtttatttactATCGATTTTAATGTAAGaaaatttaagttattattatgCGCACATAAACAGTtaattcacatgctaaaataatgaaattctaACCTAGCTAGTGTGATGCCTGAGTTTGAATTAAACAATGGAACGTATTTTCTTATTgacatttaaaaattagtttaggAGTCGGTATACTATAATAATCCCCTTTGTTTATACaactaattcttttaaataattttctttacattttaattaaacatatcttagtttaatatattttatcattaaaaaatagttttctattaaaaaaagtgGGTCCTAATTATCTTTTTCGTTAAAAggctttttctttcatttcttctccTGATACAGTGACACAATACAGAGACCATTGACTTGATTTGTTCACTTAATACCAATTATACTTCATCACGTTTCACTTTCCTTTTGTTACTACTGAATTCATATCCTGATCTAATTTACAAGTTTACAACATCACTCAAACGTAAGaaaagtctttttaaaaatatttttttaataattttttgacaacgtatatataataatttgtgatggatctgttttaaatatttttttaaatataaattcaaatagatcaataaaataataataaatattatattataaaaaaattatcaaaaaatattatcaaaatattattatccctCAAATATTCAAACGTAATCTacgtatatttttataattgatctAATATTATtccaaaaatcaataataataattattaatacgAATATAAACAAGTCAATGACAAGtagattttgttaaaatattacagAATATCTGAGTGTTAAATGAGTTTATTTAACTTGCATGATACAGCCATCAGACAAAAATAACTTACAATTGATTGCAGAAGGATGGAGTTTAAGTTGATGATTTGGTGAGATGTTGTTGAAGTGCCTTGTGAAGCCAAGCTTCGGCTTCTTCCATGATCCCAGGGCTAAGCCTGAGCATAAGGATGCAAAACTCAGTCTCATTGAGCTTCCCATCCCCATCAAGATCGCCCTGTCCGACCATGGCCTCTGCTTCCTCTTTGCTCATCCCATTCATACCCAATAGAGCCGAATTCCTCATCAGACTCTCACCACTGATCAAACTCGTTTCCGGGTCGGCAAGAAGCTTGAAACCTCCACACAACTCAGACACAAAGGTCTCCACACCCAGCTTCTCTGCCATCACTGGCAACATGTCCTCGAACACTTCTTCCACCAtgctctctttctctctcgCGGATTGGTTGCTTTCCATTATTTTTGGATGGAGGAAGAAAATGACTTTGGAAGACTCGTTCTTTACAGTGATGTTAATATTTTCCCCATCGAGTTTCAAGACCTGACGTCTTCAGCcaagaaaatttgtatttgtaGAATATTGTTAGGTATGTTTTTTGGATTCTGAATttgttaaaagatattttgaggCACGtggatgaaaatttaaaaattaaaattaagaaatactTTGAGTGGCATTCCACGAAGCTTCGCTTAGTCTTTGTGGTTCTGAGTCAATTTGCACAATTTCTGTTGGCTTCTATCGTGTATCTGGCTTATCTGTCAATGGGTCATCATCGTGATTTATTTGCTGCCTTTCTTTTGTCCTTTTGCCACCACGCCTCCTATATCaccatatatttcttttatcacaTGTTAAATCACATAAgactttttatgttttcttatattatttttactcactaaaaaaatataagttctAACAAAATCATATTACACATTATTAcgaatttttatgttttagttataTCAACACTCGAAAGTtcatttatagtttattataagacaaaacatggggaccatgataaaaattataatttttaaaacttattatatatattattaaaaaatctaaataaatacataGGATCAAACATTAAATCATCGTCATGATTCTTTATTaagcaaaattaaattaactaactTATTAGTataatgatttttctaaaaaaaacataaaaaactttATATTGAACATGTTTACAAAACTAATACATTGACATTATTTTCCTGTAAGAATTAAAAAACCATTAATGATCCAAAAAGCATATATACTAATAGTTTTaaacacaaataatatatatatatatatatatatattatttctataataattgTGTAAGACTAAGAAATATATCTTTctttagttactttttttttttttctgacttgTGATCTTCTTGCTCCCAATTTTTCAAGTATGAATGGAGAGGGAGAGTACCTACAAAGGCACTATAACACTTAAGTCAATCATATTGCTTGTGTATTATTGTGACAACAATTACGAATAAGACTCATATTGCTTGTGTATTATTATGACAACAATTACGAATAAGATATGTTTACCTAAACATTTAACGTATTTATAGGCTTCGCCATCGTTTAACCccttaattattcattaatacgATATCTCTTTGTGCAATGTAATTATGTTAATCACCAATAAGTATCATATACTTGTTTTTGATATagtcattaaatatattaaataaccaTTAATAATTACTTGATCTGACTAATCACACTGAATGACCGATTCGTGTAACGCTAACGCTCATTATTACTCCTTCATACTGTCAATATAACTTAGgataatacatatattatatataaaagtccactctttaacaacttttaaataatcaaagttTTATCTGATGACCAATTATCTAATTAAATCAAGTTTTTCTTATTCACACGTATTATAAAAGCAAAAgtataagttataatatatgtatattcatattcttaaaataaaataattattaaacattataattaaaatattataaaaataaagtaatgttcttttaaaaaatattcatttctaTTTATGAGATATTGGAAAAAAATGAGGAGGAGCTGTAGAGGAATGGGAGTGATGCATCTTATCTAAAAGCAAATCATATACGAGggtaatttaaaagaaaaaaaagtttaataagaaactatgtattatatatggaaaatgaaattatgtataataaatGAAGAATCCATAtagatgaaatatttattaatttcattaataattactctttttagaaaaatatttatttattttactaaaagaaTTACctttatcattatctttttccaTCACTggctgttttttcttttattaggaatgatagaagaaaaaaacaaaaaaaaaagcatggGATTCATAGATCAGTCCtgtgttttcttcttgttttcaGTCACTGAGAGTGGAAGGTGTTGAAGGTAGTGGGAATGGAGAGGGAAAGGGGAAAGAGACGGTGGAGAATGAAACAGAAGGAGGACTTGGTTTCCCTTCTGCGGAAATCATGGTACCATTTGAGGTTGTCGATCCGACACCCCTCTCGGGTTCCAACCTGGGATGCCATTGTCCTCACTGCCGCTAGCCCCGAACAAGCTCAATTGTACAACTGGCAACTGGAGCGGGCCAAGCGCATGGGTCGGATCTCCCCGACCACCGTCACCCTCGCCGTGCCCGACCCTCTCGGCTGCCGGATCGGATCCGGCGCCGCCACTCTTAATGCCATCCACGCTCTCGCCCTCCACTACTGTCACTCACAATCACCGACAAATGGCAATGGAAGTGTCGATGCAGTTTCTGTTTTGGCGAAGAAGCACGTATTGTTGCTCCATGCTGGAGGTGATTCAAAACGGGTGCCGTGGGCAAACCCTATGGGGAAAGTGTTCTTGCCTCTTCCTTATTTAGCTGCTGATGACCCTGATGGCCCCGTTCCCCTCCTCTTTGACCATATT
This genomic window contains:
- the LOC106754064 gene encoding ATP synthase delta chain, chloroplastic, yielding MDTLSSSVSSLKVPPFPSSPTLTNRDFFPFKATPSRPQQPHHVFSTSTPTFLPKTKSFSHKSSPSLPFSLSPLKPRPSSSICNSNPATGYAAALVDVAQNTHSLHSVHRDVERLLKLLQSVKFQSPAVEEGNFHRHVVALLKMLLKRNRVGIVKEVLQEFERIYDELCGTQMVLVSSKSKMGKDELFGIAESVHQLSGAVRVKVRNLVQEGVPSFAD
- the LOC106754087 gene encoding calcium-binding protein KIC yields the protein MESNQSAREKESMVEEVFEDMLPVMAEKLGVETFVSELCGGFKLLADPETSLISGESLMRNSALLGMNGMSKEEAEAMVGQGDLDGDGKLNETEFCILMLRLSPGIMEEAEAWLHKALQQHLTKSST